From the Accumulibacter sp. genome, one window contains:
- a CDS encoding class I adenylate-forming enzyme family protein produces MSLLASWLRAGACGRPDACALRAATGEWTYRELLVLAERGAACLRSADVAAGGIVGCAAGALDLALAAVACSAAGTALLPLDPLTAPGAWPRLQELAGGRLHCLRTRSGDWPLDRGAPAPAVGPDDPDDLALVIASSGSEGEPKAVMLTAGNLAAAVAASQQRLPLAAGDVWLGCLPLHHIGGISLLYRCLRAGATLLLHGSFSAPEIWRDLNEQAVSHISLVPVMLARLLDVAGGRPPPASLRHALIGGGALSRPLCERALAAGWPIRPSWGLSESAAQAATLLSPYEEWWPGLVGEPLPGLSARIAADGRICLRGAQVMAGYLNPERRPGLGLIDGWLITGDLGDIDAAGRLSIRGRADDLLVSGGVNVHPAEVEDCLAACPGVRDVAVTAIADAEWGDSLLALVVGHADIELLRDWSRRHLPASRRPRRFRCVEYLPRNGMGKLERAVLRRLAAEAA; encoded by the coding sequence ATGAGTCTGCTCGCCTCCTGGCTGCGTGCGGGTGCCTGCGGACGACCAGACGCCTGCGCCCTGCGCGCGGCGACCGGCGAATGGACATACCGGGAGCTTCTGGTTCTGGCCGAACGGGGCGCCGCCTGCCTGCGCAGCGCTGACGTCGCTGCCGGCGGGATCGTCGGCTGTGCGGCCGGTGCGCTCGACCTGGCGCTGGCTGCCGTGGCCTGTTCGGCGGCGGGGACGGCGCTGTTGCCACTCGATCCGCTGACCGCCCCTGGCGCTTGGCCACGCCTGCAGGAGCTGGCCGGCGGGCGATTGCACTGCCTGCGCACACGCTCCGGCGACTGGCCGCTGGATCGGGGAGCGCCGGCGCCCGCCGTCGGTCCCGACGACCCCGACGACCTGGCACTGGTCATCGCCAGCAGCGGCAGTGAAGGCGAGCCGAAGGCGGTGATGCTGACCGCCGGCAATCTTGCCGCCGCGGTCGCCGCGTCGCAGCAGCGCTTGCCGCTGGCGGCCGGTGACGTCTGGCTCGGCTGCCTGCCGCTGCACCACATCGGCGGCATCTCGCTGCTCTACCGTTGTCTGCGTGCCGGCGCCACGCTGCTGCTGCACGGCAGCTTCTCGGCGCCGGAAATCTGGCGTGACCTCAATGAACAGGCGGTCAGCCACATCTCGCTGGTGCCGGTGATGCTGGCGCGTCTGCTCGACGTTGCCGGCGGCCGACCCCCCCCGGCCAGCCTGCGACATGCGCTCATCGGCGGCGGTGCGCTGTCGCGGCCACTCTGCGAGCGGGCGCTGGCGGCTGGCTGGCCGATCCGTCCGAGCTGGGGTCTCAGCGAGAGTGCGGCGCAGGCGGCGACGCTGCTCAGCCCGTACGAGGAATGGTGGCCCGGGCTGGTCGGCGAGCCGCTGCCCGGGCTCAGCGCGCGCATCGCCGCCGACGGCCGCATCTGCCTGCGCGGCGCGCAGGTGATGGCGGGTTACCTCAATCCGGAGCGGCGCCCGGGCCTCGGCCTGATCGACGGCTGGCTGATCACCGGCGACCTCGGTGACATCGATGCCGCCGGCCGCCTGAGTATCCGCGGCCGTGCCGACGACCTCCTGGTCAGCGGTGGCGTCAATGTCCACCCGGCCGAAGTCGAGGATTGCCTGGCCGCGTGTCCTGGGGTGCGTGACGTCGCGGTGACGGCGATCGCCGACGCGGAATGGGGCGATTCGCTGCTGGCGCTGGTGGTCGGTCACGCCGACATCGAACTGCTGCGTGACTGGTCGCGGCGGCATCTGCCGGCCAGCAGGAGGCCGCGGCGATTCCGCTGCGTCGAATACCTGCCGCGCAACGGCATGGGCAAGCTCGAACGGGCCGTCCTGCGTCGCCTGGCCGCGGAAGCTGCATGA
- a CDS encoding propionate--CoA ligase → MTTVKEFHKHSIDNPEEFWGEQAKLVSWHKPFTKVLDFSRPPFAKWFVGGETNLCYNAVDRHAEKRPNDRALVFISTETDQEVVYSFAELKKEVMRTAAIMQSLGVGKGDRVLIYMPMIAEALFAMLACTRIGAIHSVVFGGFASGSLATRIDDAAPKLVVSSDAGMRGGKAVPYKHLLDEAIALAQHKPAKVLMIDRGLDKGFNKVEGRDVDYATLRAQFMDAEVPVTWLESSEPSYILYTSGTTGKPKGVQRDTGGYAVALASSIKNIYCGNEGETYFATSDIGWVVGHSYIVYGPLIAGMATIMYEGTPLRPDPGIWWQIVEKYKVSVMFSAPTAARVLKKHDPAYMHKYDLSSLRHLFLAGEPLDQPTHEWIMSELGRPVIDNYWQTETGWPILSAMPGVEKTEIRFGTPSFPVYGYNLKIFREDGTVCDPDEKGIVGILPPLPPGCLSTVWGDDARFVSTYFTLFREPQVYSSFDWGIKDKDGYHYILGRTDDVINVAGHRLGTREIEEAIQGHPAIAEVAVVGVADQLKGQMPMAFAVVKSADSIATPELAAALEKAVMKQVDDSLGAIARPSRVHFLTVLPKTRSGKLLRRSIQALAEGRDPGDLTTIEDPAALEQLQRALGTKA, encoded by the coding sequence ATGACGACAGTCAAGGAATTTCACAAGCACTCGATCGACAATCCGGAGGAGTTCTGGGGCGAACAGGCGAAGCTGGTCTCGTGGCACAAGCCGTTCACCAAGGTGCTCGATTTTTCCCGGCCGCCGTTTGCCAAGTGGTTCGTCGGCGGCGAAACCAACCTGTGCTACAACGCCGTCGACCGGCACGCCGAAAAGCGCCCGAACGACCGCGCACTGGTCTTCATCTCGACCGAGACCGACCAGGAAGTCGTCTACAGCTTCGCCGAGCTGAAGAAGGAAGTCATGCGCACGGCTGCGATCATGCAGAGCCTCGGCGTTGGCAAGGGCGACCGCGTCCTGATCTACATGCCGATGATCGCCGAAGCGCTGTTCGCCATGCTTGCCTGCACGCGCATCGGCGCCATCCACTCGGTCGTCTTCGGTGGCTTTGCCTCCGGGTCACTGGCGACGCGCATCGACGATGCCGCGCCGAAACTCGTGGTCTCGTCCGATGCCGGCATGCGCGGCGGCAAGGCGGTGCCCTACAAGCACCTGCTCGACGAAGCGATCGCGCTGGCGCAGCACAAGCCGGCGAAGGTGCTGATGATCGATCGCGGGCTCGACAAGGGCTTCAACAAGGTCGAAGGTCGCGATGTCGACTACGCGACGCTGCGCGCGCAGTTCATGGATGCCGAAGTGCCGGTCACCTGGCTCGAATCCTCCGAGCCGTCGTACATCCTCTACACTTCGGGCACCACCGGCAAGCCGAAGGGGGTGCAGCGCGACACCGGCGGGTATGCCGTCGCACTCGCCTCGTCGATCAAGAACATCTACTGCGGCAACGAAGGCGAGACCTACTTCGCGACCTCCGACATCGGCTGGGTCGTCGGCCACTCGTACATCGTCTACGGCCCGCTGATCGCCGGCATGGCGACGATCATGTACGAGGGAACGCCGCTGCGCCCCGACCCCGGCATCTGGTGGCAGATCGTCGAGAAATACAAGGTCAGCGTCATGTTCTCGGCGCCGACCGCGGCGCGCGTCCTGAAGAAGCACGACCCGGCGTACATGCACAAGTACGACCTGTCGAGCCTGCGCCACCTGTTCCTCGCCGGCGAACCGCTCGACCAGCCAACGCACGAATGGATCATGAGCGAGCTGGGCCGGCCGGTGATCGACAACTACTGGCAGACCGAGACCGGATGGCCGATCCTGTCGGCGATGCCCGGCGTCGAGAAGACCGAGATCCGCTTCGGCACGCCGAGCTTCCCGGTCTACGGCTACAACCTGAAGATCTTCCGCGAGGACGGCACGGTCTGTGATCCCGACGAGAAGGGCATCGTCGGCATCCTGCCGCCGCTGCCGCCGGGCTGCCTGTCGACCGTCTGGGGTGACGACGCGCGCTTCGTCTCGACCTACTTCACGCTCTTCCGCGAGCCGCAGGTCTACTCGTCGTTCGACTGGGGCATCAAGGACAAGGACGGCTACCACTACATCCTCGGCCGCACCGACGACGTCATCAACGTCGCCGGCCACCGCCTCGGCACGCGCGAGATCGAGGAAGCCATCCAGGGCCACCCTGCGATCGCCGAAGTCGCCGTCGTCGGCGTTGCCGATCAGCTCAAGGGCCAGATGCCGATGGCTTTCGCCGTCGTCAAGAGCGCCGACAGCATCGCCACCCCGGAGCTCGCAGCGGCGCTCGAGAAGGCCGTCATGAAGCAGGTCGACGACAGCCTTGGCGCCATCGCCCGCCCGAGCCGCGTGCACTTCCTGACCGTGCTGCCGAAGACCCGCTCCGGCAAGCTGCTGCGGCGCTCGATCCAGGCGCTGGCCGAAGGCCGCGACCCGGGCGACCTGACGACGATCGAGGACCCGGCCGCCCTCGAGCAACTGCAGCGCGCGCTCGGCACGAAAGCCTGA
- the menD gene encoding 2-succinyl-5-enolpyruvyl-6-hydroxy-3-cyclohexene-1-carboxylic-acid synthase — MTKPPENGVLNLRYAQALVDGLCAAGLRDLVLSPGSRSSPLALVFLRQPAITSQVVVDERSAAFLALGIAKAGRRPVALLATSGSAVANWLPAVVEADLAAVPLLLLSADRPPELVGWGANQTIDQQRLFGAHLRACHSPGLPAPDFAVDYLRSLARRALAECCSPLPGPVQLNLAFREPLLPVGALPAGVSGGGQAVVPVGRPRLLPDRQLVADCGAAISGRPGVILCGGDDYPPGFAAAVSALARQLDCPLFAEPLSNLRFGGHDRSRICVRYDAFLRPPSALADRRPEWLLRCGSFPVTRTLQDWLHANRTARHIVLGADSRWRDPLHCAATVIQGDPLAVCEDWLATPLRPAAPRWREMFAQAERRVAALAADWRSREDFEGALIPALLDELPTGHRVFCGNSLPIRDLDAFSGSGERALRFFGNRGVSGIDGNLSTALGVASTGPCVALLGDLTLQHDLTALAAAGGRDIVVVVINNGGGGIFEYLPMATLPEFERAWLTPQAVDLVAAAAAFGVSGERCTSLRGFAAALRRALQRGGATLLEVPIDRRRSVAQHRAFWQEAVDVAGSLPVLP; from the coding sequence GTGACGAAGCCGCCGGAGAATGGCGTGCTCAACCTGCGCTACGCGCAGGCGCTGGTCGATGGCCTGTGCGCGGCCGGTCTGCGCGACCTCGTCCTCTCGCCCGGTTCGCGCTCGAGCCCACTGGCGCTGGTCTTCCTGCGGCAGCCGGCGATCACCAGCCAGGTCGTGGTCGACGAACGCAGCGCCGCCTTCCTCGCGCTCGGGATCGCCAAGGCCGGCCGGCGGCCGGTGGCGCTGCTCGCGACATCGGGTTCGGCAGTGGCCAACTGGTTGCCGGCAGTCGTCGAGGCCGACCTCGCCGCCGTCCCGCTGCTGCTGCTGTCTGCCGACCGGCCGCCGGAACTCGTCGGCTGGGGCGCCAACCAGACGATCGATCAGCAGCGGCTGTTCGGCGCCCACCTGCGCGCCTGTCATTCGCCCGGGCTGCCGGCTCCCGACTTCGCGGTCGACTACCTGCGCAGTCTGGCGCGGCGCGCGCTGGCTGAATGCTGCTCGCCTTTGCCCGGCCCGGTGCAGCTCAATCTCGCTTTTCGTGAGCCACTGCTGCCGGTCGGTGCTCTGCCCGCCGGCGTCAGCGGCGGCGGCCAGGCGGTGGTGCCGGTCGGCCGGCCACGCCTGCTGCCGGACCGGCAACTGGTGGCGGACTGCGGGGCGGCGATCAGCGGCCGGCCAGGGGTCATCCTCTGTGGCGGCGACGACTACCCGCCAGGTTTCGCCGCAGCCGTGAGCGCGCTGGCGCGGCAGCTCGATTGTCCGCTGTTCGCCGAACCGCTGTCCAACCTGCGTTTCGGTGGCCACGATCGCAGCCGGATCTGCGTCCGCTACGACGCCTTCCTGCGCCCACCATCGGCACTCGCCGACAGGCGACCCGAATGGCTGCTGCGCTGCGGCAGCTTTCCCGTCACGCGGACGCTGCAGGACTGGCTGCACGCCAACAGGACGGCACGGCACATCGTCCTTGGCGCCGACAGCCGCTGGCGCGACCCGCTGCACTGCGCGGCTACAGTGATCCAGGGCGATCCACTGGCGGTCTGCGAGGATTGGCTGGCGACGCCGCTGCGGCCGGCAGCGCCGCGTTGGCGCGAGATGTTCGCGCAGGCCGAGCGGCGTGTCGCAGCGCTCGCTGCCGACTGGCGTTCGCGGGAAGATTTCGAGGGTGCGTTGATTCCGGCGCTGCTCGATGAGTTGCCCACCGGTCATCGCGTCTTCTGCGGCAATTCGCTGCCGATCCGCGATCTCGACGCGTTTTCGGGCAGTGGCGAGCGAGCGCTGCGGTTCTTCGGCAATCGCGGCGTCAGCGGCATCGACGGCAACCTGTCGACCGCCCTCGGCGTCGCCAGCACGGGCCCGTGCGTCGCGCTGCTCGGCGATCTGACGCTGCAGCACGACCTGACCGCGCTGGCCGCCGCCGGCGGCCGCGACATCGTCGTCGTCGTCATCAACAATGGCGGTGGCGGCATCTTCGAGTACCTGCCGATGGCGACGCTGCCCGAATTCGAGCGCGCCTGGCTGACGCCGCAAGCGGTCGATCTCGTCGCCGCAGCGGCTGCCTTCGGTGTTTCCGGCGAGCGTTGCACGTCGCTCCGCGGGTTCGCCGCCGCTCTGCGGCGCGCGCTGCAGCGCGGCGGCGCGACGCTGCTGGAGGTGCCGATCGATCGCCGGCGCAGCGTCGCGCAGCATCGGGCTTTTTGGCAGGAGGCGGTGGACGTTGCCGGCAGCCTGCCGGTGTTGCCCTGA
- a CDS encoding oxidoreductase has translation MNPFKAFLIEDRDGRTHAALMRMDPAQLDAGEVTIRVAYSSVNYKDALAATGAGRIIRRYPCVGGIDLSGTVTDSSDPRFRPGDEVIATSFDIGVAHHGGYAEYARIPARWVVPLPAGLSLHDAMALGTAGFTAALGVVRMEENGLRPAKGPVVVSGATGGVGSLAIDMLAARGYQVTALTGKESERDYLLRLGASEVMLRSQLDTTRIRPLDRTLWAGAVDNLGGDVLAWMASTMRQGGTIASIGLAASHELKTTVMPFILRGACLLGVDSGYIGEPYRSGVWQRLASDLRPQHLQQMTRTIAFDDLPQVFADFIRGHAHGRVVVAIAGS, from the coding sequence ATGAACCCCTTCAAGGCTTTTCTGATCGAGGACCGCGACGGTCGCACGCACGCCGCTCTGATGCGGATGGATCCGGCGCAGCTCGATGCCGGCGAAGTGACCATCCGCGTCGCCTACTCGAGCGTCAATTACAAGGACGCACTGGCTGCCACCGGCGCTGGCCGGATCATCCGCCGTTACCCCTGCGTCGGCGGCATCGACCTCTCCGGAACCGTCACCGACAGCAGCGACCCGCGCTTCCGGCCGGGCGACGAGGTGATCGCCACCAGCTTCGACATCGGTGTCGCCCATCACGGCGGCTACGCCGAGTATGCCCGCATCCCCGCACGCTGGGTCGTGCCCCTGCCGGCCGGACTGTCCCTGCACGATGCCATGGCCCTCGGCACGGCGGGCTTCACCGCCGCACTCGGCGTGGTGCGCATGGAAGAGAATGGCCTGCGGCCCGCCAAGGGCCCGGTGGTGGTCAGCGGCGCGACCGGCGGCGTCGGCAGCCTGGCGATCGACATGCTTGCCGCGCGCGGCTATCAGGTGACCGCACTCACTGGCAAGGAGAGCGAGCGCGATTATCTGCTGCGCCTCGGCGCCAGCGAAGTGATGCTTCGCTCGCAACTCGACACGACACGCATCCGCCCCCTCGACAGGACACTCTGGGCAGGCGCCGTGGACAACCTGGGCGGCGACGTGCTCGCTTGGATGGCGAGCACGATGCGCCAGGGCGGAACGATCGCCAGCATCGGCCTCGCCGCCAGCCACGAACTGAAGACGACGGTGATGCCCTTCATCCTGCGCGGCGCCTGTCTGCTCGGCGTCGATTCCGGCTACATCGGAGAGCCGTACCGCAGCGGCGTCTGGCAGCGCCTGGCGAGCGACCTGCGACCGCAGCACCTGCAGCAGATGACGCGCACCATCGCCTTCGACGACCTGCCACAGGTCTTCGCTGACTTCATCCGGGGCCATGCGCATGGCCGTGTCGTTGTCGCCATTGCTGGCAGCTGA
- a CDS encoding C40 family peptidase: MLRKHLLRTVLSAALVSIAGMGSVHASEAQVALEEPSLLERYSNSAQDLILKGFELIGINYRFGGTNPDTGLDCSGFVQIVFKEAMGILLPRSAREQSEVGSVIDRDELKAGDLVFFNTMRHAFSHVGIYLGDNRFLHAPRTGAAIRIDDMRQSYWVQRYNGARRLLSR, translated from the coding sequence ATGCTCAGAAAACATCTCCTCCGCACCGTCTTGAGCGCCGCCCTGGTGAGTATCGCCGGGATGGGCTCCGTCCACGCCAGCGAAGCGCAGGTGGCCCTCGAGGAACCGTCGTTGCTCGAGCGCTACAGCAACAGCGCGCAGGATCTGATCCTCAAGGGCTTCGAGCTGATCGGCATCAACTACCGTTTCGGCGGCACGAATCCGGATACCGGGCTCGACTGCAGTGGCTTTGTCCAGATCGTCTTCAAGGAAGCCATGGGCATCCTGCTGCCGCGCAGCGCGCGCGAGCAGAGCGAGGTCGGTTCGGTGATCGACCGCGACGAACTGAAGGCCGGCGATCTCGTCTTCTTCAATACCATGCGACATGCGTTCTCGCATGTCGGCATCTATCTCGGCGACAACCGCTTCCTGCACGCGCCGCGCACCGGCGCCGCGATCCGCATCGACGACATGCGGCAGAGTTACTGGGTGCAGCGTTACAACGGCGCCCGCCGCCTGCTGTCGCG
- a CDS encoding glycoside hydrolase family protein: MRSVVGREALSGVIGAFLMLSADAALAQESPPVAAVAAAEPAAAAAASVPRQPFRRSIEDAANLAGGLAVRLGRATYREGEPVTLSIDVPRAGHLNLVSVGPDDVATLIFPNRQQTDNRVAAGTFRIPGEPPQSPELLAKPAGVTLLAAFLSQEPLDLQPSGSGPDGQPAADDAFARLLPAARTQLEKLAARSFTGLPRTAPLQGGVSYLLVCAPAGTCDAASLALATGSPSPAERLSPGLLLEGETDLALPKGAWLRRIPEKGQRLTRLSEGFVPRLYTNADNHCSIGYGHVVRQAACSGAEPEALRRGISEAQAEAMLAENLRRAQRAVMSLVKTPLSDGQYAALCDFTYNVGAMKLQNSTLLKLINAGEHERVPAELRRWTLVGGKEQRGLKLRRERQIGLYFEGQPVPRTPPGGEPATPIDIRVGG; this comes from the coding sequence ATGAGATCAGTTGTTGGCCGGGAGGCACTAAGCGGCGTCATCGGTGCCTTTCTGATGCTGTCCGCGGACGCCGCTCTGGCGCAGGAATCGCCGCCGGTTGCAGCGGTGGCGGCGGCTGAGCCTGCGGCCGCTGCAGCAGCGTCGGTACCGCGGCAGCCGTTCCGTCGCAGCATCGAGGATGCTGCCAACCTTGCCGGTGGGCTGGCAGTGAGGTTGGGCAGGGCGACCTATCGCGAAGGCGAGCCGGTGACGCTGAGTATCGATGTGCCGCGCGCCGGCCATCTGAACCTCGTCAGCGTCGGCCCGGACGATGTCGCGACGCTGATCTTTCCGAATCGGCAGCAGACCGACAACCGAGTGGCTGCAGGAACCTTCCGCATCCCCGGCGAACCGCCGCAGTCTCCGGAACTGTTGGCGAAGCCTGCCGGGGTGACGCTGCTGGCCGCCTTTCTCAGTCAGGAGCCACTCGACCTGCAGCCGAGTGGCAGCGGGCCCGACGGACAGCCAGCGGCGGACGACGCGTTCGCGCGCCTGCTGCCGGCTGCCCGTACGCAGCTCGAGAAGCTGGCGGCGCGGAGCTTCACTGGACTGCCGCGGACGGCACCGTTGCAGGGCGGAGTCTCCTATCTGCTGGTGTGCGCGCCCGCTGGCACCTGCGACGCAGCGAGCCTGGCGCTGGCGACGGGTTCGCCGTCGCCCGCCGAGCGACTGTCGCCGGGCCTGCTGCTCGAAGGCGAGACCGACCTGGCGCTGCCCAAGGGGGCCTGGCTGCGGCGCATTCCGGAGAAGGGCCAGCGGCTGACGCGGCTGTCGGAAGGTTTCGTGCCACGCCTCTATACCAACGCCGACAACCACTGCAGCATCGGCTACGGGCACGTGGTGCGGCAGGCGGCGTGCTCCGGCGCCGAGCCAGAGGCGCTGCGCCGCGGCATCAGCGAGGCGCAGGCGGAGGCGATGTTGGCCGAAAACCTGCGGCGCGCGCAGCGGGCGGTGATGAGCCTGGTGAAGACCCCCCTCAGCGACGGGCAATACGCCGCGCTCTGCGACTTCACCTACAACGTGGGCGCGATGAAGCTGCAGAACTCGACGCTGCTGAAGCTGATCAATGCCGGCGAGCATGAGCGCGTCCCTGCCGAGCTGCGGCGCTGGACTCTCGTCGGCGGCAAGGAGCAGCGCGGCCTGAAGTTGCGCCGCGAGCGCCAGATCGGGCTCTACTTCGAGGGCCAGCCGGTTCCCAGGACACCGCCGGGAGGCGAACCGGCGACACCGATCGATATCCGGGTCGGCGGCTAG
- a CDS encoding isochorismate synthase → MTPRQLLDATQIALLGRRLRALLDGARGNDLLSISLDLGGGDDDWLGVEEGAWPGVDLTRPACHWWAAPATSGGREYRLAMGRAIDFRSAGAARFSALQAAFAGLRAVWRHDDAQRSGRSPLAYLGFAFTGESADGWPNAQLVVPAILLQSAGGRRTATFSCVAAAGETALAGWLDGLRGNACQPPRSLAPPLPETVGPLARQSFMARVAAALRAIHGGQLEKLVLARSQRCTTDCAIDVAALLATLRDRHPGCTIYGVARAGEAFVGATPERLLVLRRGAVQVDALAGSAWQAGDLGWAASPSLHDAKNRREQQFVVDAVRAALSPFCSTLAAPQAAEVLQSGGLQHLRTTVHGCLQPGVAFFELLAALHPTPAVGGWPVAAASRWLQSHGERRGAWYSGGIGWLDRAGEGDSVVALRCARINGRQAEIFAGAGIVAGSDPAQELAETEVKLAVIADALRQARRRRPLAERAASA, encoded by the coding sequence ATGACGCCACGCCAGCTGCTCGACGCGACGCAGATCGCCTTGCTCGGACGCCGCCTGCGTGCCCTGTTGGACGGCGCACGCGGCAACGACCTGCTGAGCATCAGCCTCGACCTTGGTGGCGGCGACGACGACTGGCTCGGGGTCGAGGAAGGCGCCTGGCCCGGCGTCGACCTGACGCGGCCGGCCTGCCACTGGTGGGCTGCGCCGGCTACCTCGGGTGGCCGCGAGTACCGCCTGGCAATGGGCCGCGCGATCGACTTCCGGAGCGCCGGCGCGGCGCGCTTCTCCGCCCTGCAGGCCGCCTTCGCCGGGCTGCGGGCGGTCTGGCGGCACGACGACGCGCAGCGGAGCGGCCGCAGCCCGCTGGCGTATCTCGGCTTCGCCTTCACCGGCGAGAGCGCTGACGGCTGGCCGAACGCGCAACTGGTGGTGCCGGCGATCCTCCTGCAGAGCGCCGGCGGGCGGCGCACGGCAACCTTCAGTTGCGTTGCGGCCGCTGGCGAGACGGCCCTGGCGGGCTGGCTCGACGGATTGCGGGGCAACGCCTGCCAGCCGCCTCGTTCGCTGGCGCCGCCACTGCCGGAGACGGTCGGACCGCTCGCCCGGCAGTCCTTCATGGCGCGCGTCGCCGCCGCGCTGCGCGCGATCCATGGTGGGCAGCTGGAGAAGCTTGTGCTGGCGCGCAGCCAGCGCTGCACCACTGATTGCGCGATCGATGTGGCAGCGTTGCTCGCGACGCTGCGCGACCGGCATCCCGGGTGCACCATCTATGGCGTCGCCCGCGCCGGCGAGGCTTTCGTCGGCGCCACTCCGGAGCGCCTGCTGGTCCTGCGGCGGGGCGCGGTGCAGGTCGATGCGCTGGCCGGCAGCGCGTGGCAGGCGGGTGACCTTGGCTGGGCCGCGTCGCCATCCTTGCACGATGCCAAGAACCGGCGCGAGCAGCAGTTCGTCGTCGACGCCGTGCGCGCTGCGCTGTCGCCCTTCTGCAGCACCCTGGCGGCGCCGCAGGCGGCAGAGGTGCTGCAGTCCGGCGGACTGCAGCATCTGCGGACGACGGTGCACGGCTGCCTGCAGCCGGGAGTGGCTTTCTTCGAGCTGCTCGCCGCACTGCATCCGACGCCGGCCGTCGGCGGCTGGCCGGTCGCCGCCGCCAGCCGCTGGCTGCAGTCGCACGGCGAACGGCGCGGCGCCTGGTACAGCGGCGGTATCGGCTGGCTGGATCGAGCCGGTGAAGGCGACAGCGTCGTCGCACTGCGCTGTGCGCGGATCAACGGCCGGCAGGCCGAGATCTTTGCCGGCGCCGGCATCGTTGCCGGTTCCGATCCGGCGCAGGAGTTGGCCGAGACCGAGGTCAAGCTGGCGGTTATCGCCGACGCCTTGCGGCAGGCTCGCCGCCGCCGGCCGCTTGCCGAACGGGCGGCGAGCGCGTGA
- a CDS encoding GGDEF domain-containing protein yields MEDPAQSPRILIVDESRMARAALIKRVRDRYGFREEVNGEAAWQALVLDHSIQLVICSLTLPLLEGDGLLVRVRASRLARLRQMPVLVIAGDNQEANQRARELGASDLVSRSIDGNELLSRIATLIDLAQVESELARQATNPAQHPLTGLPTRQHIELQAASALTQSLRHDAPASILVMGFDRFDALRIEHGDDLAGKLQQRLASILAQKVRKEDTLGHYSDGELAVVSPGTPYPACEAFANRLREAFAVAHIAVHGQRLTLSVSVGVANTPVDRAVSATSLLALAGERLKTARQAGGNRVLACVDQAQARAPVPRLGHAIDLIRAGHADAVVPHLAQLGREILPFLELLEREWKLGLPLAGIRERMLERERESEDTRQA; encoded by the coding sequence ATGGAAGATCCGGCCCAGAGCCCGCGCATCCTGATCGTCGACGAATCGCGCATGGCCCGCGCGGCCCTGATCAAGCGGGTCCGCGATCGCTACGGTTTTCGCGAGGAGGTCAATGGCGAGGCAGCCTGGCAGGCCTTGGTGCTCGACCACTCGATCCAGTTGGTGATCTGCTCGCTGACGCTGCCGTTGCTCGAAGGTGACGGGCTGCTGGTCAGGGTACGCGCATCGCGACTGGCGCGACTGCGGCAGATGCCGGTCCTGGTGATCGCCGGTGACAACCAGGAGGCCAACCAGAGGGCGCGCGAGCTCGGGGCGTCGGATCTCGTGAGCCGCAGTATCGACGGCAACGAGCTGCTGTCGCGCATCGCCACGCTGATCGATCTCGCACAGGTGGAAAGCGAGCTGGCCCGGCAGGCGACGAACCCGGCGCAACACCCGCTGACCGGGCTGCCGACGCGGCAGCACATCGAGCTGCAGGCGGCGAGCGCCCTCACCCAGTCCCTTCGGCACGACGCTCCGGCAAGTATCCTGGTCATGGGCTTCGACCGCTTCGACGCCCTGCGCATTGAACACGGCGACGATCTGGCCGGCAAGCTGCAGCAGAGGCTGGCCAGCATACTGGCGCAGAAGGTACGCAAGGAAGACACCCTGGGCCACTATTCGGACGGAGAGCTGGCGGTCGTTTCGCCGGGCACCCCGTATCCGGCGTGCGAGGCGTTTGCCAATCGCCTGCGCGAGGCCTTCGCCGTCGCCCACATCGCGGTGCACGGACAGCGACTGACCCTGTCCGTCAGCGTCGGTGTCGCCAACACGCCAGTCGATCGGGCGGTATCGGCCACTTCGTTGCTCGCGCTGGCGGGCGAGCGACTGAAGACGGCCCGCCAGGCGGGAGGCAACCGGGTCCTGGCCTGCGTCGACCAGGCTCAAGCGCGGGCGCCGGTGCCCCGGCTCGGGCACGCGATCGACCTCATCCGCGCCGGGCACGCCGATGCAGTGGTCCCGCATCTGGCGCAGCTCGGCAGGGAAATACTGCCCTTTCTCGAGTTGCTGGAAAGGGAGTGGAAGCTGGGCCTGCCTCTGGCAGGCATTCGTGAACGCATGCTGGAACGGGAGCGCGAGTCCGAAGACACCCGGCAGGCATGA